In the genome of Ammospiza nelsoni isolate bAmmNel1 chromosome 7, bAmmNel1.pri, whole genome shotgun sequence, one region contains:
- the GALNT5 gene encoding polypeptide N-acetylgalactosaminyltransferase 5, protein MHRVLSMDITLAPRDPRAPGQFGHPVAVPDDKQEEAKSRWKEGNFNAYLSDLIPVDRAIADTRPAGCSEQQVHDDLPSTSVIMCFVDEVWSALLRSVHSVLSRSPPRLLEEIILVDDCSSKEYLKEQLDAYMSRFPKVKVLHLRERHGLIRARLAGAEIATGAVLTFLDSHVECNVGWLEPLLERVRLRRTKVACPVIEVISDRDMSYMTVDNYQRGIFTWPMNFGWRQIPQEVIEKNKIKETDIIRCPVMAGGLFSIDKKYFSELGMYDPGLDVWGGENMEISFKVWMCGGEIEIVPCSRVGHIFRNDNPYSFPKDRVRTVERNLARVAEVWLDEYKELFYGHAYHLLHSVDVGDLSQQIQLRQRLRCKTFRWYLHNVYPDLEAPLVKASGQLVNAALAGCIAVQGTSLAFEECDANSTNQKFNYTWLRLIQHGELCLAPAGVLGAVGLRPCQGRNRSLAWLHRALASVQPGLVSDAAVMLQ, encoded by the exons atgcacagagtCCTGTCCATGGATATAACACTCGCCCCGAGAGACCCCCGAGCTCCCGGCCAGTTTGGACACCCTGTTGCTGTGCCTGATGACAAACAAGAAGAAGCAAAAAGTAGGTGGAAAGAAGGAAACTTCAATGCCTACCTCAGCGACCTGATCCCTGTGGATCGAGCCATTGCCGACACCAGGCCTGCCGG gtgctctgagcagcaggtgCACGATGACCTGCCCAGCACCAGCGTCATCATGTGCTTTGTGGACGAGGTGTGGTCGGCGCTGCTGCGCTCGGTGCACAGCGTGCTCAGCCGCTCGCCCCCGCGCCTCCTCGAGGAGATCATCCTGGTGGACGACTGCAGCTCCAAGG AGTacctgaaggagcagctggacGCGTACATGTCGCGCTTCCCCAAGGTGAAGGTGCTGCACCTCCGCGAGAGGCACGGCCTGATCCGGGCCAGGCTGGCCGGAGCTGAGATCGCCACAG gcgCTGTGCTCACCTTCCTGGACTCGCACGTGGAGTGCAACGTGGGCTGGCTGGAGCCGCTGCTGGAGCGCGTCCGCCTGCGCCGCACCAAGGTGGCCTGCCCCGTCATCGAGGTCATCAGCGACAGGGACATGAG TTACATGACCGTGGACAACTACCAGCGGGGGATTTTTACTTGGCCAATGAATTTCGGATGGAGGCAGATTCCACAGGAGGTCATTGAGAAAAATAAGATCAAGGAAACTGATATAATAAG gtgccccGTGATGGCAGGTGGCCTGTTCTCCATCGACAAGAAGTATTTCTCTGAGCTGGGAATGTACGACCCAGGACTGGATGTCTGGGGAGGGGAAAACATGGAGATTTCATTCAAG GTGTGGATGTGCGGAGGGGAGATCGAGATAGTGCCGTGCTCCAGGGTCGGGCACATTTTCAGGAATGACAATCCCTACTCCTTCCCCAAAGACCGGGTGAGGACGGTGGAGAGGAACCTGGCGCGGGTGGCCGAGGTGTGGCTGGACGAGTACAAGGAGCTGTTCTACGGCCATGCCTACCACCTGCTGCACAGCGTGGACGTGGGCGACCTGAGCCAGCAGATCCAGCTGCGGCAGAGGCTGCGCTGCAAAACCTTCCGCTGGTACCTGCACAACGTGTACCCCGACCTGGAGGCTCCCCTGGTCAAGGCCAGTGGGCAG CTCGTTAACGCGGCCCTGGCGGGGTGCATCGCTGTGCAAGGCACCAGCCTGGCTTTTGAGGAGTGTGATGCTAACAGCACG AACCAGAAGTTCAACTACACCTGGCTGAGGCTGATCCAGCAcggggagctgtgcctggcacccGCGGGCGTGCTGGGAGCCGTGGGGCTGCGCCCGTGCCAGGGCAGGAACcgcagcctggcctggctccaCAGGGCCCTGGCCAGCGTGCAGCCCGGGCTGGTGAGTGATgctgcagtgatgctgcagtga
- the ERMN gene encoding ermin, with protein sequence MTEEAPAAATMPACNGSLPPPGNDGPLQGIGGLQETAKSLGTVPYANAETSPDASPEQENLEENRNSLPEVATPENFAGEQRCQEKREENAGTPQRGPADIQDTGTNGRGSGEGPGGTAGTGTEGTSTAGTGTSTAGTSAVPAAGWEAPESPAGSAEPRGNAGREAEEDEEDEDDTEEDEVQVIEMKKESSAAPRPQQRDKPPSPPGSPGCNSPLEKAGEPPGPGKKNDISRHSYSRYNTISYRRIRKGNTKQRIDEFESMMHL encoded by the exons ATGACAGAAGAGGCGCCCGCAGCTGCCACCATGCCGGCGTGCAACGGGAGCCTTCCCCCGCCGGGGAACGACGGCCCGCTCCAGGGCATCGGCGGCCTCCAAGAAACTGCAAAATCTCTGGGAACAGTCCCGTACGCAAATGCTGAAACGAGCCCTGACGCTTCACCTGAACAGGAAAATCTGGAGGAAAATAGAAATTCACTGCCGGAGGTCGCCACTCCTGAGAATTTTGCTGGAGAGCAGCGATGCCAAG AAAAGCGAGAGGAGAACGCTGGGACACCGCAGCGGGGACCAGCGGATATCCAGGACACAGGGACCAATGGCCGGGGATCAGGGGAAG GGCCGGGTGGCACGGCGGGGACCGGCACGGAGGGGACAAGCACGGCGGGGACGGGGACAAGCACGGCGGGGACAAGCGCGGTGCCCGCAGCCGGCTGGGAGGCACCGGAGAGCCCGGCGGGCAGCGCCGAGCCCCGAGGGAACGCGGGCCGGGAGGcggaggaggatgaggaggacgAGGATGACACGGAAGAGGACGAGGTGCAGGTGATCGAGATGAAGAAGGAGAGCAGCGCGGCGCCCCGGCCGCAGCAGCGGGACAAGCCGCCCTCGcccccgggcagccccggctgcAACTCCCCGCTGGAGAAGGCGGGGGAGCCGCCCGGGCCGGGCAAGAAGAACGACATCTCCCGACACAGCTACTCCCGGTACAACACAATCTCCTACCGGAGGATCCGCAAAGGAAACACCAAACAGCGCATCGACGAGTTCGAGTCCATGATGCACTTGTGA